The Mytilus trossulus isolate FHL-02 chromosome 3, PNRI_Mtr1.1.1.hap1, whole genome shotgun sequence genome contains a region encoding:
- the LOC134711227 gene encoding uncharacterized protein LOC134711227: MSKRGRTGVENDSCKQRKRHNKQEEDEPARQERNYKNLRFAQRGLFDKRNKYGIFVTINQATIQPSKLDVILNMYRPLFKTATDMTDRTRILIAIDPKLWNQVCVKKKLELRPDGQYLLDNSQKFLNTGGDIFFYIKSDIKANADQILELLKTGLKDAGITCKDLSITKSNEYGNTLIINGSFREGLANLSDRCSVDQLILIGEKDNGEIGGTYMMTQKFKTHWEILGSKPDSTKEEMIGRKMFGLGIIPSLSESSHIKRAHTLDDFPPPRNVSKGLRRIFRQSMPYGNCQTDPGREEGAFYISIAKSTTIFHDILENISGCPGTTFDAFIDVFSSLEGSFWYVPSSEELDLPVVDNIYCRVDLDDQWNVPRKNKYLFYNHKQYLHEIDKDDGDVDRVSTRVLRLLQYTFEQWNNVWFKRTVVSDIPDLSKMLKNSEKHFLKESIPIRKGLAIKKSLGELFTTANIQASISNPSEFYGWKSDLFNIHPDGVIVGRMPKDSTFGLGKKVMKYLNDDERMTYYLLGLSESSAVDHIIPDYKKLLNLGVTGLIEDIKIKYARDKGNHFYASCILALEGVKMYLDNYSRLAAYLYTLDNEYSNSQRQNLEEIIARMEHLSTGKPENFTEAVQLIFSMYCCFHLIGQPVAVGRIDELLAPFVNQSANNTTSNQDVIDCFWIKFGERVILDPHEATDVTSWGNCAVPYSSDGNFPRGDSLNRWVQQITVGGYPSNPKSIQAMNDVTILCLKAAKRLPLNAPCLSLRLHKGMNEEILQETAKSLLSGGAHPILLNDDRIISALESSPHLQKMPIKKADIQNYACDGCYEPLLGGKSEFTFTYLPLPLVLELTINQGDSYVSAGPAYLQGKPSSYRSVSASHIKSFKNLQDIFESHLKIQIEGSLYKLLANYGNIWKACPAPLLSTLIDGCLETGRDLYNGGAKYVVAACMFIGFSNCIDSLYSIQKLCFDNTSACVSLNELLIALKNDWGFDMAEPFVDDNAGIMRSAEKYILSIS; the protein is encoded by the exons ATGTCAAAAAGAGGGAGAACAGGGGTTGAAAACGATTCGTGCAAACAGAGGAAGAGGCACAATAAGCAG GAAGAAGATGAACCCGCTCGACAAgaaagaaattacaaaaatctacGTTTTGCTCAGAGAGGTCTTTTTGATAAGCGTAACAAATATGGCATTTTTGTAACTATCAATCAAGCCACTATTCAACCTTCTAAACTGgatgttattttaaatatgtataggCCATTGTTTAAAACAGCAACTGACATGACAGATAGAACTCGCATCCTAATAGCAATCGATCCCAAACTTTGGAATCAAGTATGTGTTAAGAAGAAATTAGAACTACGACCTGATGGACAGTATCTATTAGACAATTCACAAAAATTCCTTAATACAGGCGGGGACATTTTCTTTTACATCAAATCTGACATAAAGGCAAATGCTGACCAAATACTGGAGCTACTGAAAACAGGATTAAAAGATGCAGGGATAACATGTAAAGATTTAAGTATCACAAAATCTAACGAATATGGCAATACATTGATAATAAATGGTTCTTTTAGAGAAGGATTAGCGAATTTGTCTGACCGTTGTTCTGTCGACCAACTAATTCTGATTGGGGAAAAGGACAATGGCGAAATAGGGGGAACATATATGATGACTCAGAAATTCAAAACCCATTGGGAAATCTTAGGATCAAAGCCCGATTCaacaaaagaagaaatgatTGGTAGGAAAATGTTTGGACTGGGCATTATTCCATCACTTTCAGAAAGTAGTCATATCAAACGCGCTCATACTTTAGACGATTTTCCTCCTCCCCGTAACGTATCAAAAGGTCTCCGTCGCATCTTTAGACAGTCGATGCCATATGGAAATTGCCAAACTGATCCCGGTAGAGAAGAAGGTGCTTTCTATATATCCATTGCGAAATCAACGACGATTTTCCATGATATATTAGAGAATATCAGTGGGTGCCCTGGAACCACCTTTGACGCTTTCATAGATGTATTTTCCTCATTAGAAGGAAGTTTTTGGTATGTCCCAAGCTCTGAAGAGTTAGATCTCCCAGTTGTTGACAATATATATTGTAGAGTTGATTTAGATGATCAATGGAACGTTCCACGAAAGAATAAATACCTTTTCTACAACCACAAACAATACTTGCATGAAATCGATAAGGATGATGGTGATGTGGACCGCGTTTCAACTAGAGTGCTACGATTACTACAGTATACATTTGAACAGTGGAATAATGTATGGTTCAAAAGAACAGTCGTTTCTGATATTCCCGACTTGTCAAAGATGTTAAAAAACTCAGAGAAACATTTCCTGAAAGAAAGCATTCCTATTCGAAAAGGTTTGGCCATTAAGAAGTCTCTTGGTGAATTATTTACAACTGCAAACATACAAGCAAGCATCAGTAACCCCTCCGAATTCTATGGCTGGAAGTCTGATCTTTTCAACATACATCCTGATGGAGTTATAGTAGGACGCATGCCGAAAGACAGCACATTCGGCCTTGGGAAGAAAGTGATGAAGTACCTAAATGACGATGAGAGGATGACGTATTATTTATTGGGTCTTAGTGAGTCGTCTGCCGTTGATCATATCATTCCtgattacaaaaaattgttaaatttagGTGTAACTGGTCTTATAGAagatataaaaatcaaatacgcTAGAGACAAAGGTAATCATTTCTATGCATCATGTATTTTGGCATTGGAAGGCGTAAAGATGTATCTTGATAACTATAGTCGTTTAGCTGCTTATTTGTACACTCTTGACAATGAATATTCGAACAGCCAGAGACAAAACCTTGAAGAAATCATAGCTCGAATGGAACATCTTTCAACAGGCAAGCCAGAAAACTTTACTGAAGCAGTGCAGCTAATATTCTCTATGTACTGCTGCTTTCATTTGATTGGACAACCCGTAGCAGTAGGAAGAATAGACGAACTTTTGGCACCGTTTGTTAACCAATCAGCTAACAATACTACATCGAATCAGGATGTAATTGATTGTTTTTGGATAAAATTTGGTGAAAGAGTAATATTGGACCCTCATGAAGCCACAGACGTTACCAGCTGGGGAAATTGTGCAGTGCCATACTCGTCAGATGGTAATTTTCCTAGAGGCGATTCTTTGAATCGGTGGGTACAACAAATTACTGTTGGAGGTTATCCCAGCAACCCGAAGTCTATCCAAGCGATGAATGATGTGACAATTCTATGCCTGAAGGCTGCAAAGCGTCTTCCTTTAAACGCTCCGTGTTTGTCACTGCGTCTTCATAAAGGAATGAATGAGGAAATATTACAAGAAACAGCAAAATCATTACTGAGTGGTGGAGCACATCCAATACTTCTAAATGATGACAGAATAATTTCCGCTTTAGAGTCAAGTCCTCATCTTCAGAAAATGCCAATAAAAAAGGCTGACATACAAAACTACGCTTGCGACGGTTGTTATGAACCACTTTTGGGTGGAAAGTCTGAGTTTACATTCACCTACCTACCATTGCCATTGGTATTAGAACTTACAATCAATCAAGGCGATTCGTACGTGTCTGCAGGACCAGCATACTTGCAAGGGAAACCAAGTTCCTATCGATCTGTTTCAGCATCACacattaaaagtttcaaaaaccTTCAAGATATATTTGAAAGccatttgaaaattcaaatcgaAGGGTCTTTATATAAATTGCTAGCAAATTACGGCAATATATGGAAAGCATGCCCGGCACCATTACTGTCGACGCTCATAGATGGCTGTCTTGAGACAGGCAGGGATTTGTATAATGGAGGTGCAAAATATGTCGTCGCAGCATGTATGTTCATAGGTTTCTCTAATTGCATCGACTCGCTCTACAGTATACAGAAGTTATGCTTTGACAATACATCTGCATGTGTGTCTCTAAACGAACTTCTTATAGCATTGAAAAATGACTGGGGGTTTGACATGGCAGAGCCTTTTGTAGACGACAATGCAGGAATAATGAGGTCCGCCGAAAAGTACATACTATCGATCTCTTAG